One Oryza glaberrima chromosome 10, OglaRS2, whole genome shotgun sequence DNA segment encodes these proteins:
- the LOC127753372 gene encoding uncharacterized protein LOC127753372, whose translation MRFAVTKVCGGGAKARAGMLQIAGSNIETPALLLSTRKGLPAFVSRDLLASLPLPDSLFLHVCPTHFMEGPPSKTISNIGGLHHMLGLPDHVLIAAAGDSIESLPTSEASNKFGASFETPAGRRLVKPSDYMELISCMKPNLWASLADEVPAWVTEKRNKVSVERTLRWLDACIALDEDSGANTLGVVVGGSSVEQRKLCATEVSKRNVSGFWIGGLGLGDSPEERCSILDAAVGCLPPEKPRVVSRLGLPEEVLEGVAAGIDLFDSTYIYQLTMGGFALIFPIDMVGKEMQNGSLNSSDGDFTKINLRATTYRKDTSRIVDSCSCFTCQNHTRAYLNHLLNVHEMLAQILLEIHNTHHYLCFFRLIRDTIKTGQFDRFRQQFVQDRRAYLAAAVI comes from the exons ATGCGGTTTGCGGTGACAAAAGTATGTGGTGGTGGGGCAAAGGCACGGGCAGGCATGCTCCAGATTGCTGGCAGTAACATTGAAACACCAGCGCTGCTTCTGTCCACACGCAAGGGGCTTCCAGCATTTGTGTCCCGTGATCTCCTTgcatccctccctctccctgactctctctttctccatgTGTGCCCTACCCATTT tATGGAAGGCCCTCCATCAAAAACAATATCAAATATTGGTGGTTTGCATCATATGTTGGGTCTTCCTGATCATGTCCTCATAGCCGCAGCTGGTGATTCTATCGAGAGTTTACCAACAAGTGAAGCAAGCAATAAATTTGGTGCTTCCTTTGAAACACCAGCTGGCCGAAGACTG GTCAAACCATCAGATTATATGGAATTGATTTCCTGCATGAAGCCTAATTTGTGGGCAAGTTTGGCAGATGAGGTTCCAGCCTGGGTTACTGAGAAACGAAATAAAGTATCTGTTGAGCGCACGTTACGCTGGCTTGATGCGTGTATTGCTTTGGATGAG GATTCTGGTGCAAATACTTTAGGTGTAGTTGTGGGTGGATCTAGTGTAGAACAACGGAAGCTATGTGCCACTGAAGTGTCAAAGAGGAATGTGTCAG GTTTTTGGATAGGAGGGTTGGGCCTTGGAGACAGTCCTGAAGAACGTTGCAGTATACTCGATGCTGCAGTG GGTTGCTTGCCTCCGGAGAAACCTCGAGTTGTCTCTAGGCTTGGTCTTCCAG AGGAGGTCTTGGAGGGTGTAGCTGCTGGTATCGACCTCTTTGACTCCAC GTACATTTACCAACTTACTATGGGTGGTTTCGCATTGATCTTCCCCATTGACATGGTTGGAAAAGAGATGCAGAATGGTTCACTCAACAGTAGTGATGGAGATTTTACAAAGATTAATCTGCGTGCAACGACATATCG GAAAGACACGTCAAGGATAGTTGATAGCTGTAGCTGTTTCACATGCCAGAACCACACTCGTGCTTACCTTAATCATTTGCTCAATGTCCATGAGATGCTGGCTCAGATTCTACTGGAGAT ACACAATACACATCATTACCTTTGCTTTTTCCGGTTGATACGAGACACGATCAAAACCGGACAGTTTGATCGCTTTCGGCAGCAGTTTGTTCAGGACAGGCGTGCTTATCTTGCAGCTGCTGTGATCTAA